One genomic segment of Strix aluco isolate bStrAlu1 chromosome 7, bStrAlu1.hap1, whole genome shotgun sequence includes these proteins:
- the WBP1L gene encoding WW domain binding protein 1-like isoform X3, whose translation MRKWSLWGFKFLPFHALVRRMSLQDAFPPGSQTGFWLVWTIIIILSCCCVCHHRRTKHRLQAQQRQHEINLIAYREAHNYSALPFYFRFLPNYLLPPYEEVVNRPPTPPPPYSALHQQCVPAGSSSTIPDTPRNLQPAQSSSAAPSGNNSSTDNTGSPGLGDPEPSTTALVERAVAKMQSVEPSGTSTGAELVERAGPEKDTECKEELLKGYSSESLEQSSAIPDAKDKTPGRQRRFTGDSGIEVCVCNRGHHDDDLKEFDGLIDDALDGPLDFCDSCSGRPHGDEEEGLFSAAEEQHREHSHHHLPRQPVCVLLNTINEQDSPNSCTNNSPS comes from the exons ATGAGGAAATGGTCACTGTGGGGCTTTAAATTTCTGCCTTTCCATGCGCTGGTGCGGAGGATGAGCCTGCAGGATGCCTTTCCTCCTGGGTCTCAGACAG GGTTTTGGCTGGTGTGgaccatcatcatcatcctcagCTGCTGTTGTGTTTGCCATCACCGACGCACCAAGCATCGTCTCCAAGCCCAGCAGCGGCAACATGAGATCAACCTGATCGCTTACCGGGAAGCCCATAACTATTCAGCCCTGCCATTTTATTTCC GGTTTTTGCCAAATTATTTACTACCTCCCTATGAGGAAGTGGTGAACCGACCGCCGACCCCCCCGCCACCCTATAGTGCCTTACATCAGCAGTGTGTCCCAGCAGGCAGCAGTAGCACAATCCCGGACACGCCAAGAAAcctgcagccagcacagagcagctcagcagcacccaGCGGCAATAACAGCAGTACTGACAACACCGGATCCCCTGGCCTCGGGGACCCCGAGCCCTCCACCACCGCGCTGGTCGAGCGAGCAGTTGCCAAAATGCAAAGCGTCGAGCCCAGCGGTACCAGCACGGGAGCCGAACTAGTGGAGAGGGCTGGTCCCGAGAAGGATACGGAGTGCAAGGAGGAACTGCTGAAAGGTTACAGCTCTGAGAGCTTGGAGCAGAGCAGCGCCATTCCCGACGCGAAGGACAAGACGCCGGGCAGGCAGCGCCGTTTCACTGGTGACTCGGGCATCGAAGTCTGCGTATGTAACCGGGGCCATCACGACGATGACCTCAAGGAGTTCGACGGGCTCATTGATGATGCTCTGGACGGGCCCCTGGACTTCTGCGACAGCTGCAGCGGCCGCCCCCACGGGGACGAGGAGGAAGGGCTTTTTAGTGCTGCGGAAGAGCAGCACCGCGAACACAGCCACCACCACCTGCCCCGGCAGCCGGTGTGTGTACTCTTGAACACAATAAACGAGCAGGACTCTCCAAACTCTTGTACCAATAACTCCCCCAGCTAA
- the WBP1L gene encoding WW domain binding protein 1-like isoform X2, giving the protein MPFLLGLRQDKETCMGVNNQSYICETGHCCGQSQCCNYYYELWWFWLVWTIIIILSCCCVCHHRRTKHRLQAQQRQHEINLIAYREAHNYSALPFYFRFLPNYLLPPYEEVVNRPPTPPPPYSALHQQCVPAGSSSTIPDTPRNLQPAQSSSAAPSGNNSSTDNTGSPGLGDPEPSTTALVERAVAKMQSVEPSGTSTGAELVERAGPEKDTECKEELLKGYSSESLEQSSAIPDAKDKTPGRQRRFTGDSGIEVCVCNRGHHDDDLKEFDGLIDDALDGPLDFCDSCSGRPHGDEEEGLFSAAEEQHREHSHHHLPRQPVCVLLNTINEQDSPNSCTNNSPS; this is encoded by the exons ATGCCTTTCCTCCTGGGTCTCAGACAG GACAAGGAAACCTGCATGGGTGTCAACAATCAAAGTTACATATGTGAAACGGGCCACTGTTGTGGACAATCCCAGTGTTGCAACTACTACTATGAACTCTGGT GGTTTTGGCTGGTGTGgaccatcatcatcatcctcagCTGCTGTTGTGTTTGCCATCACCGACGCACCAAGCATCGTCTCCAAGCCCAGCAGCGGCAACATGAGATCAACCTGATCGCTTACCGGGAAGCCCATAACTATTCAGCCCTGCCATTTTATTTCC GGTTTTTGCCAAATTATTTACTACCTCCCTATGAGGAAGTGGTGAACCGACCGCCGACCCCCCCGCCACCCTATAGTGCCTTACATCAGCAGTGTGTCCCAGCAGGCAGCAGTAGCACAATCCCGGACACGCCAAGAAAcctgcagccagcacagagcagctcagcagcacccaGCGGCAATAACAGCAGTACTGACAACACCGGATCCCCTGGCCTCGGGGACCCCGAGCCCTCCACCACCGCGCTGGTCGAGCGAGCAGTTGCCAAAATGCAAAGCGTCGAGCCCAGCGGTACCAGCACGGGAGCCGAACTAGTGGAGAGGGCTGGTCCCGAGAAGGATACGGAGTGCAAGGAGGAACTGCTGAAAGGTTACAGCTCTGAGAGCTTGGAGCAGAGCAGCGCCATTCCCGACGCGAAGGACAAGACGCCGGGCAGGCAGCGCCGTTTCACTGGTGACTCGGGCATCGAAGTCTGCGTATGTAACCGGGGCCATCACGACGATGACCTCAAGGAGTTCGACGGGCTCATTGATGATGCTCTGGACGGGCCCCTGGACTTCTGCGACAGCTGCAGCGGCCGCCCCCACGGGGACGAGGAGGAAGGGCTTTTTAGTGCTGCGGAAGAGCAGCACCGCGAACACAGCCACCACCACCTGCCCCGGCAGCCGGTGTGTGTACTCTTGAACACAATAAACGAGCAGGACTCTCCAAACTCTTGTACCAATAACTCCCCCAGCTAA
- the WBP1L gene encoding WW domain binding protein 1-like isoform X1, producing the protein MARRLRAVMALLLFQALPEGLPASVEPAQDKETCMGVNNQSYICETGHCCGQSQCCNYYYELWWFWLVWTIIIILSCCCVCHHRRTKHRLQAQQRQHEINLIAYREAHNYSALPFYFRFLPNYLLPPYEEVVNRPPTPPPPYSALHQQCVPAGSSSTIPDTPRNLQPAQSSSAAPSGNNSSTDNTGSPGLGDPEPSTTALVERAVAKMQSVEPSGTSTGAELVERAGPEKDTECKEELLKGYSSESLEQSSAIPDAKDKTPGRQRRFTGDSGIEVCVCNRGHHDDDLKEFDGLIDDALDGPLDFCDSCSGRPHGDEEEGLFSAAEEQHREHSHHHLPRQPVCVLLNTINEQDSPNSCTNNSPS; encoded by the exons GACAAGGAAACCTGCATGGGTGTCAACAATCAAAGTTACATATGTGAAACGGGCCACTGTTGTGGACAATCCCAGTGTTGCAACTACTACTATGAACTCTGGT GGTTTTGGCTGGTGTGgaccatcatcatcatcctcagCTGCTGTTGTGTTTGCCATCACCGACGCACCAAGCATCGTCTCCAAGCCCAGCAGCGGCAACATGAGATCAACCTGATCGCTTACCGGGAAGCCCATAACTATTCAGCCCTGCCATTTTATTTCC GGTTTTTGCCAAATTATTTACTACCTCCCTATGAGGAAGTGGTGAACCGACCGCCGACCCCCCCGCCACCCTATAGTGCCTTACATCAGCAGTGTGTCCCAGCAGGCAGCAGTAGCACAATCCCGGACACGCCAAGAAAcctgcagccagcacagagcagctcagcagcacccaGCGGCAATAACAGCAGTACTGACAACACCGGATCCCCTGGCCTCGGGGACCCCGAGCCCTCCACCACCGCGCTGGTCGAGCGAGCAGTTGCCAAAATGCAAAGCGTCGAGCCCAGCGGTACCAGCACGGGAGCCGAACTAGTGGAGAGGGCTGGTCCCGAGAAGGATACGGAGTGCAAGGAGGAACTGCTGAAAGGTTACAGCTCTGAGAGCTTGGAGCAGAGCAGCGCCATTCCCGACGCGAAGGACAAGACGCCGGGCAGGCAGCGCCGTTTCACTGGTGACTCGGGCATCGAAGTCTGCGTATGTAACCGGGGCCATCACGACGATGACCTCAAGGAGTTCGACGGGCTCATTGATGATGCTCTGGACGGGCCCCTGGACTTCTGCGACAGCTGCAGCGGCCGCCCCCACGGGGACGAGGAGGAAGGGCTTTTTAGTGCTGCGGAAGAGCAGCACCGCGAACACAGCCACCACCACCTGCCCCGGCAGCCGGTGTGTGTACTCTTGAACACAATAAACGAGCAGGACTCTCCAAACTCTTGTACCAATAACTCCCCCAGCTAA
- the WBP1L gene encoding WW domain binding protein 1-like isoform X4 codes for MGVNNQSYICETGHCCGQSQCCNYYYELWWFWLVWTIIIILSCCCVCHHRRTKHRLQAQQRQHEINLIAYREAHNYSALPFYFRFLPNYLLPPYEEVVNRPPTPPPPYSALHQQCVPAGSSSTIPDTPRNLQPAQSSSAAPSGNNSSTDNTGSPGLGDPEPSTTALVERAVAKMQSVEPSGTSTGAELVERAGPEKDTECKEELLKGYSSESLEQSSAIPDAKDKTPGRQRRFTGDSGIEVCVCNRGHHDDDLKEFDGLIDDALDGPLDFCDSCSGRPHGDEEEGLFSAAEEQHREHSHHHLPRQPVCVLLNTINEQDSPNSCTNNSPS; via the exons ATGGGTGTCAACAATCAAAGTTACATATGTGAAACGGGCCACTGTTGTGGACAATCCCAGTGTTGCAACTACTACTATGAACTCTGGT GGTTTTGGCTGGTGTGgaccatcatcatcatcctcagCTGCTGTTGTGTTTGCCATCACCGACGCACCAAGCATCGTCTCCAAGCCCAGCAGCGGCAACATGAGATCAACCTGATCGCTTACCGGGAAGCCCATAACTATTCAGCCCTGCCATTTTATTTCC GGTTTTTGCCAAATTATTTACTACCTCCCTATGAGGAAGTGGTGAACCGACCGCCGACCCCCCCGCCACCCTATAGTGCCTTACATCAGCAGTGTGTCCCAGCAGGCAGCAGTAGCACAATCCCGGACACGCCAAGAAAcctgcagccagcacagagcagctcagcagcacccaGCGGCAATAACAGCAGTACTGACAACACCGGATCCCCTGGCCTCGGGGACCCCGAGCCCTCCACCACCGCGCTGGTCGAGCGAGCAGTTGCCAAAATGCAAAGCGTCGAGCCCAGCGGTACCAGCACGGGAGCCGAACTAGTGGAGAGGGCTGGTCCCGAGAAGGATACGGAGTGCAAGGAGGAACTGCTGAAAGGTTACAGCTCTGAGAGCTTGGAGCAGAGCAGCGCCATTCCCGACGCGAAGGACAAGACGCCGGGCAGGCAGCGCCGTTTCACTGGTGACTCGGGCATCGAAGTCTGCGTATGTAACCGGGGCCATCACGACGATGACCTCAAGGAGTTCGACGGGCTCATTGATGATGCTCTGGACGGGCCCCTGGACTTCTGCGACAGCTGCAGCGGCCGCCCCCACGGGGACGAGGAGGAAGGGCTTTTTAGTGCTGCGGAAGAGCAGCACCGCGAACACAGCCACCACCACCTGCCCCGGCAGCCGGTGTGTGTACTCTTGAACACAATAAACGAGCAGGACTCTCCAAACTCTTGTACCAATAACTCCCCCAGCTAA